The DNA region TTGATGCCATATATTCTCCATATGCGGTTCTCCTTTTCATCTTGCTGTTGCCTCTCGCCGGGCGTTATACCTGTATCATAAAACATGAGGTGGCCGCAGACAAGGTGAGTTGCCGGATACAAATGTTCTGGATGTGAACGTTTTGTTGTTGATGCGGCGGAAAACGGAGCGTAATATTAATGATGCAACTCGGATCGAGACAAGGGGGAATGCAGCATGACTGAAACCGGCAAAATTGCCGTTACCGGCATCGGTACCGTAACTCCATACGGTATCGGGCTTAATACTTTTTGGGAGCATTTGATCGCCAATCACTCCGCCGTCGCCGCGATCGAGGATGAGCATTTGCGCCAATG from Bacilli bacterium includes:
- a CDS encoding beta-ketoacyl synthase N-terminal-like domain-containing protein, which encodes MTETGKIAVTGIGTVTPYGIGLNTFWEHLIANHSAVAAIEDEHLRQ